In Malus sylvestris chromosome 15, drMalSylv7.2, whole genome shotgun sequence, a single genomic region encodes these proteins:
- the LOC126605707 gene encoding protein SMALL AUXIN UP-REGULATED RNA 12-like, whose translation MSAGLGKCSKIRHIVRLRQLLRRWRSKACTSAKLIPSDVPAGHVAVCVGTRCTRFVVRASYLNHPVFKKLLVQAEEEYGFSNSGPLAIPCDESQFEEVLRFISRSESGNSTRLVNVDDFHRYCHVGVRSNLDLWADSRPLLRGLSEKTIW comes from the coding sequence ATGTCAGCCGGACTCGGAAAATGCAGCAAGATCCGCCACATTGTGCGGCTCCGCCAGTTGCTGCGGCGGTGGCGCAGCAAGGCCTGCACGTCCGCCAAGCTCATACCCTCCGATGTTCCCGCAGGACACGTGGCCGTCTGCGTGGGCACCAGATGCACCCGATTCGTGGTGCGCGCGTCGTACCTGAACCACCCCGTCTTCAAGAAGCTCTTAGTGCAAGCCGAGGAGGAGTACGGCTTCTCGAACAGCGGTCCGCTTGCGATCCCCTGCGACGAGTCGCAGTTCGAGGAGGTACTTCGGTTCATTTCCCGGTCCGAGTCGGGTAACTCGACCCGATTAGTCAACGTCGACGATTTCCACAGATACTGCCACGTCGGCGTCCGGAGTAACCTCGATTTGTGGGCCGATTCTCGACCGTTGCTTCGTGGACTTTCCGAGAAGACAATTTGGTAA